A window of the Xenopus laevis strain J_2021 chromosome 9_10L, Xenopus_laevis_v10.1, whole genome shotgun sequence genome harbors these coding sequences:
- the LOC108700949 gene encoding lck-interacting transmembrane adapter 1, with amino-acid sequence MTPTPNISVGNFLPLITVILGLLSLLVSLCTFCRRRKKRRMQRVQSRYPSGVALVDVSLLRQTQLRSLSKSDTKLHEIQRPRQGYPQLRPISMDPVYPPSRWKVPCPPADNDVTYSNLTFAPQPSKSSGHESLGLTVELNGPAGGDTEYAFVRKGNKGGGLGGQKQHQLSMEASPSPEPDALKLEEMYSKVNKKKNKKPMDILIRQGANENAPAFSIPLTAGNPPKRVPSTQSEENLYESICEMGSYASEPDVNGEGGFITEF; translated from the exons ATGACTCCCACACCCAACATCTCCGTGGGGAACTTTCTGCCCCTCATCACTGTGATTCTGGGGCTCTTGTCGCTACTCGTCAGTCTCTGCACTTTCTGCAGAAGGAG gaagaagaggaggatgcAGAGGGTGCAGAGCAGGTATCCCAGTGGGGTGGCGTTAGTGGATGTG TCTCTGCTGCGTCAAACCCAGCTGCGCTCTCTCAGTAAGTCTGACACCAAACTGCATGAGATCCAAAGACCTCGACAAGGATACCCCC AGCTCAGGCCAATCAGTATGGACCCTGTGTACCCTCCTTCCAGGTGGAAAGTCCCATGCCCCCCAGCTGATAATGATGTCACTTACTCCAACCTGACTTTTGCTCCTCAACCATCCAAGAGCAGTGGGCATGAGAGTTTGGGCTTAACAGTTGAGCTGAATGGCCCAGCCGGTGGTGATACAGAATATGCCTTTGTACGGAAAGGGAACAAGGGTGGAGGTTTAGGAGGCCAGAAGCAGCACCAGTTGTCCATGGAAGCATCTCCCTCCCCTGAGCCGGATGCTCTCAAG CTGGAGGAGATGTACTCTAAAGTGaataagaagaagaacaagaAGCCCATGGACATATTGATCAGACAGGGGGCTAATGAGAATGCTCCAGCCTTCAGCATTCCCCTGACTGCTGGCAATCCCCCCAAACGGGTTCCTTCTACCCAATCAGAGGAGAACCTGTATGAAAGCATCTGTGAGATGGGCAGCTATGCCTCAGAGCCTGATGTGAATGGGGAGGGGGGGTTTATCACAGAATTTTAG